From Colias croceus chromosome Z, ilColCroc2.1:
cagttcgatccaacttgagagataggatagtttaaagcacaaagcgggcgaagccgcgggcggaaagcttgtacctctataaatatttttttttagaatggtacttaatttttaagatcgtcgggaagtttgaaaaatgatttattccTTTATCTTCGTTGCtttgggattttttttttaatttttaaatttttaaacttctgtttcttattttcatgtaatattttcaagtgagcgagacCGAGGGTGTGGCTATCCTCTCGCTCCCATATCTCCTCTTCTTTCACAGATTTTTAACCCTTTCCTTTCCACccctagtaaatggcagaaccgattttgatgtaaaccatatctatacgtaattgtacctatatgtacattgtacacgtcatatcctgtcgtttgatgctccatttggtttatttataccCACTGTCGCCCCTTAAGTgccctaaatgtaataaacggatgaaccgatttcgataaaatatgactaattgtaattcacactttgccctttcatatgccccgcttgagtatattatttgaccacattcgattattgttcatttccacttttaccgctgtaatctaataaatggattaaccgaattggataaaaatataactaactgtacttcacccgttatgcactttcatatttgacaatattcgtttttttcattcccacttttacccatatataggtataataaatggatgaaccgattttgattaaatatgtctaattatactttacacgtcatgccctttcatttgatatgtcacttgagtatatttgacaaaattcatttttttattaccacttttatacctatatcaaataaatggatgaaccgattttgataaaatttgacttattgttactttcatttggtcgttcactttcatttcacttttacccctatatacctagatataataaatggatgaacctaTTTTGATAAGTACACTTTATCTAAGAACCAGCGTCTGAAAATATGCTGCCTaacaaaaaaaaccgcatcaaattcGGATTACCTGTTAGCGAGCTACGGTAGCACAAACATGTATTATACACATATAGTTGTCAAACACTCATCACCCATCTTTTTGCGTCgggagttaaaaatataatacgacaatcgacataatttaaaggacattttatgtataaaatttacctagaaaaaacataattctaatttgaccCCTTCCCCCCTACTACTTCAGCTTACCCCTCTCCCCCCACCCTTGGggactttcgatatgatcacctggacatttataggaataactgtaacagataacttatatcgtacactgtacagtgtacaataaatagaatgccttagcaaatgttcgccgtgaatacttaaatggttataacttttttgtttacgaaccgattgacatgaaataaacactaaatgttaaatgaagattactccaatatattagtgaaaaccgcatctaaatcggataagccgtttctgagattagcgtgcacgaacatacagacaaacagacaaaaatttttttaactacagttttgggtttgggatcgatttagtaataacacctgctaatttttttttccatattttcattgtacagacaccgcttttctagaattttattatatgtattgatgtaGATTATTgagtaattacttattattgatatttttatatttcctttAATTAATTCCTTAAATTAGAAAGTGTTCTAATCTATCTCATAATAAACTACATACCTATATGCACATTCCGTATTGTGCTGTGTGAATCTAACTGCAGATTGTAAATTCGTAGTTCGGAAATAGTAGGTAATTTGTTGTTTGGGAACATTACACATTGTAAATAGACATTGTGTTATAAGCGACTTGTTTTGGTGTGTaggtcataatattttatatcccaaagcataaaatatataatagtactacctagtacctactggTACTACcctaaagttttattttaccgCCCCTGTTGATAATAACGAGCAAATAAACACTTCGTGATTTTGGCCTAtctctgtaataaaacatcCGGCCAaatgcgagtcggactcgcacACGAAGGGTTTCGTACCATgggtatttatattttatatgtatttagtatttgttattatagCGGCAACGGAAATACACAccatttgtgaaaatttttaGCTATCACGGTTTATAAGATACAGCCTAGagacaaacaaaaaagtatttttaatgattataaaaGTATTCATCACAAGATACCCgaaacaattttaatgaagAGTTTTCGCGCAAGTTTATTTAGGTACATGATTGATTtgaagtttattataatatatataaagaagtttattattacatatatagTTTAGACTATCTCGCAAATGGTaaagctaataaaataatgttgtatGATTACTCtaccttattaaaaaaaaataattcaaccACACTTTCCATGTATTTAAgtataagtacttatattatgtactagcggtccgccccggcttcgcccgtggtacatatttcgcaataaaaggtatcctatgtcctttctcgggtatcaaaatatctccataccaaatttcatgcaaattggttcagtagtttaggcatgattgagtaacagacagacagacagacagagttactttcgcatttataatattagtatggatgtcgTGGCCACATCGAAGATTGGCTCATTTCACGAAATAATACGAAATACGAAATGATCAAATCAAAAAGgggtaatgtttatttttgtattttttaaattgagatTTGAGATCTATATCCAAAGTATCCTTAAACCAAGATACATGCAAATCGGTTCATAAACGTAGAAGATATTGTGCTGTGACAGACTGGGACAGACGGATGGACGGACGAAATGAACGATCTTATAAGGGTTCCTTGTCGgactacggaaccctaaaaatgaatcaatttgttattttttttataatattccttgtaacaaattcaaacattcatttattcaattagactactatttcgaatcgtcattacataaaagcggaaagcagtatctatggagaagaaccggcaagaaactccataggtgctcttttaaaatcatgtcaatataacataatatgtagcttatatctaactactataatatataatattaatatgccaaagaaccctccatgggtttttaccgtccatatattcctgaatacagtacgctctctgaacttgtacattttttatataagttttaaatttagaactactaaactctttaaaattatgaggaattctattgtataagcgtatacaatgtacataccttgacccataaatgaatttttaactttagctaatcggaaaaatggcatttcaattctatttatTATGGAGAGTAAACGTAagcatgtaccacgggcgaagccggggggaccgttattttcattataaaaagtGCTGCATTGGAGTCAAAGTATTGTTTCATTCAAGTTCAAAAGTTCTTCttcaaaaagaaattatttctttctttcttctttaaaaatgCAATATAACATTATGTAATGGTTTGCCTTTTGTTatacatgaaaatttaaaaaaataactataatgtGACTTTTAAACGTAGCTAAGATCAggttcaaaacaaaaaaaaaatatatatatatttaaaatgtatctttATTAATAACGACAAAAGAGGCGAAGGAACAATGTCCAACATAGCTTaaggtttaaataatttaacttagTATACTTATTctctagatattataattaaatagaaatgtacattgtacatatttacatctagaattaaatttaacaatttttaatttcatgttTGATACAGAagttcaaaaaaaaaagttttctaaatataaattaataaagaatagactcgaacccgcatcctttcgtgCATGCCTAACCAAGTGACCGGGTttgagtcccgcctcgtgacgattttttttttatttttaaaaatatttataaaaaattgaatgctgtaaaaactaaaatataaaatgcaaGAAGTTTTCTACTATTTATCATTTTGTGGTGTATAGGTACAGTTGACATTTCGACTAGGCCGTTTTTTCGTTTTAAGGGGACTAGTAGAGCTAAAAGCTATTTTACTCTATGGAAATGTAATTTCCCACGATTCACTTGGACCCACATCCTGATCTGTTTAATAAACGGTTGTACTGAATAGAAATACTTATAACAGAATCccatttttacttttttcgtCATGTCATATCTGTTAATTGGAAAAAAATCGATTGGGAACCATTCAATGGCTTTTATTTCGTGTTGAGTTCGTGGGATAAACTCTGTGTTACGAGGTATATTTGCGACTACATACAAACGAACGCGGTGGGTATGTATGGTTGCTTCGATGTAGTCTGCCTTATTGATAAGTGTGCTTATGTCCAGACCTGTTTCTTCAAACACCTGAAAAATTGTTACAAGTTAATTAGAACACACTATACTtttgtacaatataatattatattgatgatAACATAGACAGTAAATATGgggataatattatttgatccTCTAAAAACGATTACGAACGATTATACATAAGATCtattaagaataattattattgatgtatttttttacatttaatctACGCGTAGATTATCAATatatacacataataaaattgtaagtgATGTctgtacaattaaaatatgttaaaaaaatagcaggtgttattattaaatcattcccgaacccaaaactttagtaaaaaaaattgtctgtttgtctgtatgtttgtgcACGCTAATCTCGCTATGTTTgtctatgtgtgtgtgtgtgtctgtctaATATGACACCATAGATCGCTAACGGGTAATGCgaattagatgcggttttttttgttAGGCAGCATTTTCCGACGCTGGTTCTTAGAAATTgtgtatcaaaatcggttcatccatttattaattattatatacatatactagctgtgccgcgcggtttcccccgcgtggctccgatccttttggtcttagcgtgatgatagccaatagccttcctcgataaatgggctatctaacaccgaaataatttttcctgagattagcgcgttcaaacaaactcttcagctttatattattataaagtaataaagtATAGATTGGCGGAACACAGTTTACGTGTAACATGCGCCTTAGTGACCAAACGTGCACAGAACTTGTAATATAAACATGAAGTTAatgttcattttaaaagaTCGCTACGTGTATAAGCATTGCGATGTGGCAACGCGGTCGGCGGCTTTATGAGCACGACTTTAGCGAATTTAGCATTGTAGAGTAGTGCAGTTGACATCTATGCCGCTGTTTACTTATGATACCAGTTGAATTTTCATCCAGATTCAGAATATGAGTTTGGAAAAGGCCGAATAGTTAGTCGTCTACGGCGTCCTCATATCAACGCGggttaatgttaaaaaaacaacaccaaaatccgttgcgtagttttaaatatggaCGGACATATTATAGCAACGGtgacttttttttgttttatgtagtGATTGTGAATTCCTAATAAGAAAATGAACTTACTTCTCGAGTTGCACATGTCCATGGCATTTCACCTTCATAAATTTTCCCCTTAGGGAAGCTCCAAGTAGGTCTGGAAAAGAAAGACTGGACCAGCGCTATATGTGTGAGATCTGAATCCAACAATATGGCCCCAAACCGCGGTATTAGCTTCTTAAAATTTCGCCAGTTATCTATAAATTCATGTACTCGGTTCAGGTTTTCACGGAGGTATGGCACATACtgaaaatggaaataaatataatattaaaaaatagcataaaaaaatcttaattactATGAAGCAACCAAGGCATAAGGTACATTGTGTTATTAAACATAGCTAAATTATCGGAAATTATCCTTTATAAGCGAAAGGataatatatacaaacattttatataatatatcatcatatgtatgttcccactgctgggacacgtcACACggtggccaagtgcgggtagACAGATGTCACATGTCGGCGATATAATAAACTCAAGAAATTACAGGTCGACATATATATTTACAACTCTTTTATTAAATCCCACGAAGATTATCTTGTACCTATATGAGGGAACACCCACTAAAACAAACATCAACAAAGTACACATATAGACCAAAATAAATAGCTAATTTACTTCTACAATACTTGCAATATGATACGAAAAATGCTAAATTAGAAAATTCGTACAGACTTCACTTTCGCTTTCTAGAACATGCAAGACATTTCTAGAACATGCATTAAAAGGAATCAAAATTCTAATCTATAGGTATCTACTAAgttagtacctatagattaGAATTTTGTTGTAGTTAGTACTACTACtacagatataaaaaaataataatattagtattattaagaaataaattaaaaatattattacttccAAAAAATGATGCCTTAAAAAAGAACtacctataatttattaaaaatattattacttccAAAACATGATGCCTTAAAAAAgaactataatttataaataactgttATTTCCCTAGGTATATACGGTATTATTGactactaggtttccgcccgcggcttcgcccgcgcagtcaaagaaaaacccgcatagttcccgttcccgtgggatttccgggattgcgtcattttcccgggataaaaagtagcctaagtcctttctcgggtaccaaaatatctccataccaaatttcatgaaaattggttcagtagtttaggcgtgattgagtaacagacagacagacagaggtactttcgcatttataatatactagcttccgcccacgactttgtacgtgcattctcgtttttccccgttaccgcaagaatttcgggaaatcgtttcttaggggacgcctacgttatgacatctacctgcatgccaaatttcagcccgatccgtccagtggtttgggctgtgcgttgatagatcactatatcagtcacctttgagttttatatatgttaccggaaatgtatgaaatcaaggaattgtatacaattcctaggaaatgtgtacaattccgataccatttaggaaatgtataaaatattgtttaaaaaactatttaatgcatgcatatcctaggaaatgtataatcttcctaggaattgtatacaattcctatatcgtattaggaaatgtgtaaagtaaatgctttctgtaataaaacacgttgttatttttttttattatagctcttattgatacaatcgggtaacagtcataccgtaaaattgtaataatattatgtccatattattatcttcgatCGTTCGATCTTCGTCGACGGAGCCCCGCTTcgcggggctcctatttctgtgtagtttttttttaacaaacctaacctaacctaacctaacggctaacctaacctaaacctaacctaactttgagggcgaatatctcggctatttttgattttagagaaaagttgttcctataaaacatgcttatataagcgtaatctttacgataaaacaataataaataggtgttataatgacaccaactccatcaaaaattttttaagtcctgcgccccctttgctttagtccaacccttgcctgcgacatatcaatatcttaaatattttacatttccgatagctatttaggaaatgtatagatttcctaggaaatgtgtataaaataaattatttcacacatttccgtacgattttaggaattgtatacatttcctaggaattgtatacaatgacggattacatacatttcctgtaacatatatatatagatagattCGTATGGATTGTGTATACAactttaaagataaataaatataaaaatctcgcatagattaaaacattatattaaaaactaactttccacccgcagctaaCACACATATACACTTCCCAACCCCCGCCACATGATGAGGCTGAGCATCTTCTTCTCGAGATCTCCCTTTCCCATTCCAAAATCCTGCTCGGTGTTTTTTATAGCCATGACCTTACTGTTAACTTCTTCCCTTCCTTCGACCTTCTCATTGAAAAATTTGCTCCCTCTTATGACCACGTCATATTTATGGGCGATTTTAACACGTgtcttttaaaaaatgatcaTCGTTCTAAAAAACTACTCTCCATTATAAACTCTTATAATTTCCACCTTCTGCCATTAAATCCAACTCACCACCCTCCTAACTCACTTCCTTCCCTTCTTGACCTCATCATAGTTTCCTCTCCTAACCACGTTCTGAAGTCTGGGCAATTTCCTGCGGACGGATTCTCTTGCCACGACTTATTATTCCTTTCCTATAACATCCGCCCTCCTAAGCCCAAACGTAAAGTCATTATGCAGCGTAACTTTGGGGGTTTGAACAGAGAATTGCTTTATAACGACGCGGAACAAACAGATTGGTCATCCGTAGTTAACGCATCGTCGGTAGATGAAAAAGTTGATCTGTTCAACTCGCTAATTGTTCAACTTTATGATAAGCATGCACCGCTACGTCCAGTAAAACTGAAGCACCTTCCCGCACCTTGGTTAACTAACGATATAAAATCTgcattaaataagaaaaatcgTGCTAAGGCAAAACTTAAGACCGACAACTCCGATATTAATAGAGAACGGTTCAAGGTGATTCGCAATCGCTGTAATACTATGTGTAGGGATGCACAACAGCGCTACATCCACAAAACGATTGAAAACGGTGAGCCCGCTAAGGTTtggaaatttttgaaatcattAGGGATTGGCAAATCGTCTCAATCTAGTAgcattaatacaaatattgatttattaaataactttttctcCAATGCTGCAGTTAGTATGGATGCAAATACCAAATCTCACACACTACGcctcctttcatcaaaatcggccCCGAACCTGCCACCGTTTAATTTTAGTCAATTCACCGTTGATAATGTTAAGAGGAGCATTATGTCCATTTCTTCGAAAGCCGTTGGTAGTGACAGTATTGGTCGTGATATGATCCTCCCTATCCTTGAAGTCGTAGCTCCTATCTTAACTCACATCCTTAACGAATCCATATCCTCTTGCACATTTCCCAAAGCTTGGAAAGAAGCTTTCATTATTCCTCTTCCAAAAAAAGTTAATCCTTCATCCTTCCATGAGTACCGTCCTATATCAATACTGCCTTTCCTCTCTAAAATCCTGGAACGACTTGTTCAACAACAGTTGTgttcatttttaaacaaacagaACTTATTCAATCCCTTCCAATCCGGATTCCGCCCAGGCCATAGCACGACCACTGCACTCGTTAAAGTCACCGACGATATTCGCCAAGCAATGGACAACAAGCAGCTCACAATTCTCACGTTATTAGATTTTAGTAACGCATTTAACTCGGTCGATCATGATATTATGCTGGGTCTGCTTGCTTCTCTTAATATTTCATCGGCAGCTATTGAATGGTTCCGTAGCTTTTTTCAGGGGCGCCGGCAACGTATTAAAGTTGATGACGTTCTGTCGTCGTGGTGTGACTTAAGTGTCGGTGTCCCTCAAGGTAGCGTGTTGTCACCAATCCTTTTCTCTATATTTATTGACTCAATTTCCTCTAATTTAACCTCTCCCTACCATATGTATGCAGATGATTTGCAAATTTACTCGCATACAGCCATTTCCGAAATTTCAGAAGCCATACAACGTACAAATGCTGATTTAGATACTATAGCTACCTGGTCACACAATTACGGTCTGACTGTTAACCCGGCTAAGACTCAAGCCATCATAATTGGTAGCCGCAAAATGACAGCCAAACTAGATTGGAACAGCTTACCGAAGCTAATTCTTGGTGGATCACACATTCCATTTAGTGAGTCTGTCAAAAACCTTGGGCTCCATCTTGATATGAACTTGTCTTGGAATGTGCAAATAGAGACGTTacggaaaaaaatgtatggcGCTGTAGGTTCCATTCGTCGATTGCGCAATTTTCTGCCCATTCCTACTAGAGTATCGCTTGCAGAGACTTTACTCCTTCCTATCCTAGATTATGCTGACATTTCCTATCCTGACCTTTCCGTACAGCAACTTGACTCCCTTGAGCGACTCCAAAACGTATGCATACGTTACATATTTGGACTACGCAAATATGATCATGTGTCCGAATTCCGAGCCAAGCTCAAGTGGCCTCCCATCCGCGTCCGCCGGAATGCTCATATTCTGCATTTGTTGTACAAAGTTTTATTTGATCCTAAAACCCCATGTTaccttaaagaaaattttaaattcctCGGTGAAAATTGCCTTACCCTACGTTCCTCTAATCTACTTACCTTAAGCATTCCTGCCCACAAATCCAATTTCTTCCATTCTTCCTTCACTGTGTCTGCGATCAACCTTTGGAACTCTATTCCAGAATCGATAAGACGTGCTCAGTCAATAACTGTTTTCAAAAATGCATTAAAGCAGTATTCAATTGGAatcttaatatgtatattaaaatataactatctattttatttaattcaatttattccttgcccataattaatatagtttcacatgtatgtatgtatttatgtatatatttatatataatatataattaggtatatattataatgtatttatatatttattatttatgtatatttattataattaggtcataattatattttatatttatttattttagttaaaatctGAATTTTAAGTTTGTAATGCACCACCACCTTAAATGTAATCCTTCTAAATTTTCGGGTTGTCTGGCAGAAATCGCTtacagcgataagaccgccctcTGTACATGTTATTACTTGTATGGCTCTTAGTTTATAATCCTGTATTAattgtgcaataaagtatttttcattcattcattcattcatatacACATATTGCTTCGTTCGCATTGTCTAATTATTGTTGACAAATTATATACCCTTCCTCAATAACtactctataaatataaaaaaacacatcaaaTAATCCATTGcatagtttaaaagatttgAGCTTGCATAGGAAATAGGGATAGACAGACGACCgagattttgttttatcaaacaaagaaacaaactcgaacatttatttaattgaattagactaattcttctagaagcacttttgaatcgtcattacattgCTCTTTTTAAATATCCAAGTTTCATCACTGGCCCATACAAAAGTACCCAAAGTACCCTTTAGAACTActtaacttttaatattatgaggaattctgttgtaaaagcgtataccttgactaagtgaatttttaactttagatagccggaaaaatggcatttcaattttattgctGTTCCTTGTGTCATaagtgtctatctcctactcttgtgtgtaagtaaGCGTTATTGTGTAGGTaaatgtcgtggccatatcgtagatttgctcatt
This genomic window contains:
- the LOC123705598 gene encoding m7GpppN-mRNA hydrolase-like, with protein sequence MVSVVVINQYEHHMPMMLLHDVCSRFIIDLPQLYKDNMMRICSQVELAHWFYLDYYCAMENSSLRPCGIRIFATHVFQYVPYLRENLNRVHEFIDNWRNFKKLIPRFGAILLDSDLTHIALVQSFFSRPTWSFPKGKIYEGEMPWTCATREVFEETGLDISTLINKADYIEATIHTHRVRLYVVANIPRNTEFIPRTQHEIKAIEWFPIDFFPINRYDMTKKVKMGFCYKYFYSVQPFIKQIRMWVQVNRGKLHFHRVK